TTCACTCGCGACAGCAGCTCGGATGGCTGACGGGTCAACTCCGGCAACGCCCGCAAAAGGCTTCGCAAGATCGCCGCAAACATTGCGGCGGGGATACCCTTTCCCATCACGTCGGCAATAATCAGCAACAGTGAGTCATCAGACAGCTTGACCACGTCGTAAAAATCACCTCCAACCTGGCGCGCGCTCTCGCAGTAGCCGGCCAAACCGAACCCCGGCAGTTGCGGCAGCGTCTTCAGCAGCAGCGAACGCTGAATGTTCTTGGCGATTTGCAGGTCGCGCGCCATTAAAAGATTGTTGACTTGTTCTTCCTGGAAACGTGTGTTGACGATTTGAATGGCCAGAAAGTCAGCGAACGTATGCACCACATTCGTTTGCGCCGCAGAAAATGGAATCGGAGAGACCGTTTTGCCCACCGTGAGCGTGCCGATCAGAGAATCGCCGAAGTAGAACGGGTGAATCAAGCCCAGCGAGTCCGGCCTGACCCGCCGCAGCGGGTCACCAGGATCCAGTAATTTCTGTTGGTCGAACCAAATGTCCTGCCGGTTCATCGCGGAACGAACCTCTGCGGGTGCGACACCGCCCGCCAACGTCTGGACTTCCAAGGGTTCCAAGTCCAGCTCTTCTTCGGATGCCGTGAACACAATCAGCCGCGACCCGTCCTTGGGCACCAGCCGCAGCACAAACCAATCTGCCGCGGTGATTCGAAGCAGGTCGATCAACAAGCGCCGCGCAAAATCCTCCAAACCGACGGATCTGCCCTGTTCTGCGCTATATCTGAAAATTGCGGACAAGCTTTCATAACAGGAGCCCAGTTCCTCGGCCATGTCATTGATGATTTGTTCGCTTTCGCCCAGCCGGCGATGCAGATCCTCCACGTTTGCCGTGGACACGGCGGTACCTCCGGACGACCGGGCGCGGCTTTTGCGCAGACGCAGGGAATTCTGGCCAATGCCGCGAAAATACTCGACGCCGTCCATAAGCGACTGAATGAGGTACAGCCCGCGCCCCCGCTCGCTGTCCGAATCTGGCAGTTGGATGTGGCCGGACCAGTCGAACCCTGGCGTTCGATCATTGACGTACAGCTCGACCCTCGACGCATTGCAGACGACCTCAATTTCAACCGGCTCGTTTTTTTCCTCTTCGCGGACATAGTTGATCGCGTTGTTGCACGCTTCAGCCAGCGCCAGCTCCCAAGTGGCCAGTTCCTTGTCGGTCAGACCGTGCTCGGCGAGGAATCCGCGGACGGCCAAAACCGCTGGCCGGACTTCCGTAAGGTCGCAACCCAGCGAGATGCGGAGAGCAACTCCGCGGGAGGACTTGCCGGGTGGTTCGGACATGGCGCTACCTCTTGACGATTTCGAAGACCCGGTGCAATCGCGTCAGCTCAAGGATCTGATGAACCGGCGGCGTGGGATTCAGCAATTTCACGACGCCACCCCGGGTGCAGGCGGTCTTTTGCAGGGAGATCAGCGCTCCAAGGCCGCAACTGTCCAGGAACGATGTTTGAGACAAATCAATGTCTATATTCTTCAGGCGTTCGGCCAGCGCGCCCCGTACTTGGTCGCGAAATGAATTCGCGTTCGCGGCGCTCAATTCTTTTACACCGTCGATATTCAGCGTGTCCCCTCTTACCTGTACTTTAATGTTCATACGTTTTCTTCCCAAAATAAACAAAAGCGGCCCAGCGACGCGCAACGGGTCTCCACGGAAATCCGCAGATCATTCCTCATCAAGGCCGCAAGACTGCCTACATTACTAAAACCAACTTCGGTTGCAAGTGTTCACCATTCACCTTCCATCTTCACATGCGCTGCCGAACGTCGTGTCTGGTTCGCACCGGCATACTGGGATCCGTCGATGTTCGACCAATCGTCTTCCGGTCCGTCTGGCGACCCTGCGGCTGGCGTCGAAGGTCATCGCGTGGGTTCTCGCGCGCCGACCAGGTCGGCCTGCAACCTGTTAAGCGGTCGCAGGAATCCTTTATGCGCCAAAAATCGCCTTGACTAAGCATTGGGGCACCCGAAAAGTTGCGCTCAAATCTGGCAGGCTTGACCGGGCAGATGTTGATTCTGCCTCGCTATGGGGAGGGATTTGTGGTATCCCCAAAATACTGTGCGTTTAATTACGGGTAACGCGACTCCTGATCGCGCCAGCTGATAAAAGCGGTGTGCATCGGAATGAACAAATGCCAAAGGTGATTTCACGCCCGGTTGGAGTGTGCTGCGGCTTACACGAAGTCCTCGCCGTCTTCGCACGAAAGCCTTCCCCCGGCCAGAACCGTTCGCTGTTGCGTCTCCTGGTTTCATGGTTCGCCATCGCCGTCCTTGCCGTCTGCTCTGCGTGGGCCGCGGAAAGAGTTACGCCCATCCGGGAACTTCTGCGCGACACGAACGGCGATTTTGTTCCGGACCGGCTCGGCGAATCGTTCACGATCTCCGGTATTTTGACCTCGGATCCTTTCAATCTTACCGGGTTCGGCGCCGACTCCTCCGCGGAATACGCTTCACTTGTCAATCTACAGGACAACACGGGCGGAATCGCCTTGTTCACTCGCAACACGGCGCTGCTCAGCACCGGATTCAAACGCGGCGATGTAGTCCAGGCGCGTGGAAAGCTGTCCCAGCACAATGGCACGGAAGAGCTGATCCTCACGGAGATCCGCCGGTTGGGATCCGAAACACTGCCCAAACCCCGCGATGTGCTGGCGGTGGATTTACAAAGCGAGCGTTACTCCGGCCAGCTGGTTCGCGTGACCGGGGAACTTGCCGCGCCAGTGGACCTTCTGGAAAAAAAACGTGGCCTGGTGCTGCGTGACCGTTCCGGTGAAATCCCGGTGTTCGCTTCCGACCGGTTGTTCACCAATCCGCAATTCGCGAACCGGCTGATGCGGGGCGGCAGAATCGAACTTATCGGCATCGCGGGCCAGTCTTGCAAGGACCCGCCGTTCAATACCGGCTACCGGTTGATCCCACGCGATGCGACAGACTTCGGTTTCTTTCCGGTGCCGCCGTATCGGTTCATCGCCATGTGCCTTGCGGTCTCCGCCCTCCTGATAGCGTCCGTTTATCTGTGGCTGCGACGCCGCAGCGCTGAGCGGCACGCCCGCGAACTTACGCTCCTGACCGAAAGTCTCAAACTTTCCGAAGAAGCGCTGCGTCAAAGCGAGGAGCGATTTCGCAAGGCCTTCGAGGAGGGTCCCGTTGGGATCGTGCTGGGAAGTCCCGACTTCCGGATCCTCAAAGCCAACCGCGCTCTCTGCCAGATGCTCGGTTATGCCGAGCATGAACTGACCGGACTTCGCTTCGTTGACATCACTCACCCCGAGGATGCGGAACCAACGTTGCAACTGGGACAAAAACTGTTCAGCGGCGAGGTTTCCACTTATCAACTTGAAAAACGATACATTACGAAGGGACAGCGGGTCATCTGGGCCAACCTGACGGCTTCTCTGATTCGGGCGCCGGACGGCAAGGCGCTTTACGCGCTGGGTGTCATCGAGGACATCTCGGCGCGACGAGATGCGGAAAGAATCCTCGAAAACAGCGAGCGCCGTTTCCGCGCGCTTATCGAGAAAAGCTCGGATTGCATTTCACTCATCAATCCAACCGGAACGATCCTGTACGATGCCGAACCGGCAACCCTGCGCAATCTGGGTTATGCCAGCGGCGACCTCGTCGGGAGGAACGCGTTTGAGTTCGTCCATCCTGAAGATGTCGAGATCACCCGGAAACTGTTCAACGATCTGATTCAAAAGCCGGGCCGCGCCATCACGACGCAGTACCGCCTGCGTCACAAGGACGGCTCGTGG
This window of the Candidatus Angelobacter sp. genome carries:
- a CDS encoding SpoIIE family protein phosphatase translates to MSEPPGKSSRGVALRISLGCDLTEVRPAVLAVRGFLAEHGLTDKELATWELALAEACNNAINYVREEEKNEPVEIEVVCNASRVELYVNDRTPGFDWSGHIQLPDSDSERGRGLYLIQSLMDGVEYFRGIGQNSLRLRKSRARSSGGTAVSTANVEDLHRRLGESEQIINDMAEELGSCYESLSAIFRYSAEQGRSVGLEDFARRLLIDLLRITAADWFVLRLVPKDGSRLIVFTASEEELDLEPLEVQTLAGGVAPAEVRSAMNRQDIWFDQQKLLDPGDPLRRVRPDSLGLIHPFYFGDSLIGTLTVGKTVSPIPFSAAQTNVVHTFADFLAIQIVNTRFQEEQVNNLLMARDLQIAKNIQRSLLLKTLPQLPGFGLAGYCESARQVGGDFYDVVKLSDDSLLLIIADVMGKGIPAAMFAAILRSLLRALPELTRQPSELLSRVNRLLFDELSEVDMFITAQLVYVDARERRLVTASAGHCPLLLAVAGDGAVKPLSPEGMPLGILPDTPFTDETAELPANCRVLLYTDGLTEARNAQGELFGQERLMEWLKSATMRPHKAEDLKNELVSELLKFQANTSLKDDQTFLIMAQ
- a CDS encoding STAS domain-containing protein translates to MNIKVQVRGDTLNIDGVKELSAANANSFRDQVRGALAERLKNIDIDLSQTSFLDSCGLGALISLQKTACTRGGVVKLLNPTPPVHQILELTRLHRVFEIVKR